The sequence GTCGAAGAAGGAGCCGATTCAAAGTAATCCTTCACCTGTTTTTGATTCCCCGGCATCAAAAGTATCTGAACTGAAGCTTAAGCAGAGTCAGTTCAGATCAGACTCAAGCTTGGCGTGGAAAGACAAGCGCAGGCTGTTGTCCATCTCCAAGATGCTCCAGTTGCAGGCCGAAGAAGCCAAGC comes from Marinifilum sp. JC120 and encodes:
- a CDS encoding relaxase, with the translated sequence MSGKRAELREQTPFNRWNDFLKWKAESGDEIALKVLRSKKEPIQSNPSPVFDSPASKVSELKLKQSQFRSDSSLAWKDKRRLLSISKMLQLQAEEAK